The DNA region AGGCAATGACTATGGCCGATAGAATCGCGGTCATGGCAAATGGCGCACTCCAGGCGTTTGACACGCCTGAGGACCTGTACGATCGTCCGAAGACACTCTTCGTTGCCGGGTTCGTCGGCAACCCGCCGATGAACTTTCTCGAAGTGGAAGTTATGGAGGTCGACGGCCAGTTTCATGCGCGGAGCGACTCACTTGACATCGTTATCCCAGCGGACCGAGGCAAGCCGGCGGCGGCGCACAAGGGCAAAGTGTCGATGGGCGTTCGACCTGAGGATGTCTCGGCTGTCGGCGCTTCGGACGGTGGTTCTACCGAGGGCGCACGCGGCAAGGTACTCATCGTAGAACCACTTGGGCGGGAAGATCTTGTGGTGGTCGACATCGATGGCGAGGAAGTTCGGCTGCTCGTGGACAAGTCCGAGCAGGCGACGCTAGGGCACAACATGGGGCTGGTGTTCAACGGAGACAAAGTGCAGTTCTTCGATCCAGAGACTGAGATGTCTCTCCTGTGGTCGTAGCTGGTACGTTCTGTCGTTGTCGGCGTCCGTAGCGATCCGCGGATCGGGGTTCCCCGTGCAATACAAGACACCACCGTGGACGCAAGTGATTGCTCACCGCGGCAATTCCGGACCGTTGCCGGAAAACACGTTGCGCGCGATCGAAAGCGCGGTTGATCTCGGCGTCGACATGATCGAGGTCGATGTCCGAATGACCAAGGACGACGTCGCGGTTCTTCTGCACGACGCTCGCGTCGACGATACAACCTCTGGTTCAGGCTTCGTGGCGGAGTTGACCCTGGCCGAGTTGAGAACGTTGGATGCCGGTAGCTGGCGAGGCGATGAGTTCGCAGACGAGTTAATTCCGACTCTCGACGAGGTGCTCGCCCTCGCCCGTGGTCGTGTCGCTCTAAATCTCGACGTCAAGGTTCCGGAGGCGGCGCGGCCGACCGTTGCTGCTGTGACCCGGTCGGCCATGACCGACCAGGTCGTCATCAGCGGCTGCGCTGCGGATTGTGTAGAGGACATCAGTGAAATGACACGCGACATTGCTGTTCTGTTCAACCTGGACGAAATGCTCGAAGGGGCTGAGACCGACGAGATCCGAACGGTCGCACGGAGCAGTGTCGACATCGCTGCAAGGTTGGGTGCCGTGGCGATCAACGTGCCTCATTCGTTGGTTGATGCTGCGCTGGTTGAGCGCGCACACTCTGCCGACATCGGTGTCTGGACTTTCACCGTCGACGATTCGTCCCGGTTCGTTGAGGTGATGGAGATGGGGGTGACGTCGCTCACGACCAACTGGCCCGAACGAATGTTACCCTTGGTGCCGGCACGGACTCGATGACCTTGAGTAGCAGGCTGCAATGAGTTGGATGCAATCTCTAAGCGATGCGTACCGCGATGCACGCGACCGCTACCCAGACGAGAAGCTCCTCCTGGTGCTCGATATTGACGGGACCATTAGCGACATGCGAGCGGCCGTGCTTTCGGTCTTGCAATCGTACGACCGCGTACACGGCAGCGACCACTTCACTCTTCTGCAAGAGACCGACATCGATGTACACGAAAACCACGTTCCTCGACTACTCAAGAGATTGGGAATCGCAGATCCGGATCTTGAGTCCGTGATGGACTGGTACTTACAGCAGCGGTGGTTGGACGACACGGTTGTCGACACACACCGTCCATTTCCGGGTGTCATGCCGATGATCCGGTGGTTCCAGATGCAGCCCAACACGAAGATCGGTCTGCTGACCGGTAGACCCGAGGTTTTGCGCGGTGCGACTCTTCGTTCGTTGAACAATATGGGTGACCGCCATGCCGTGGTCTTCGACGATGACCTGCTGCTCATGAACCCGGGGGAGTGGGGCGAGAACATCGCCGAATCCAAGGCTGCGGGGATCGGGCGTTTCCGCGAGATGGGGTACCGAGTGTTTGCGGTTATCGATAACGAGCCGGACATCCTTGTATCGCTTGCCAACGACTTTGACGGAGAGCATATTCGCCTGCTTCACGCTGATACGATTTTCGAGTCGGACAAGTCAGCGTTGCCGGACACGGTCGTCTCCGGTCGTGGCTATCAGCTGGAGGAGCTCGTTCCCGGAATTGACCGGCTCTCGGAAGCGGTGCAGCTCGTTTGGCACGGAGTCAACGACCCGGCGAATCTGGAAATGTTCTTAACCTCCGGGGTTGATTGGGCTGAGATAGACATTCAAGAGGATCCGTCGGGCAAGCTCATGTTGCGTCATGATGCATTTGCGACAACGCCCCTGGTTGAGAACGAAGCACGACTCATGTACCTCGACACGATGGAAGAGTTGGCGGCGCGCGGCGCAAGCATCAAGCTCGATATCAAAGGCGGCGTGGACATCCTTGATCGTGTTTTGAAGTCCGTGCAGTCGCTGCAGATTCCTGACGATCGCCTCTGGTTCAACGGTGACATCGAGGGGATATGCGAGGAGGGGTTCCGCACCATCCGCGATCTTCACCCTGGATCCATCATTCAGTGTCCCATTGGATGGTTGCGACCCTTGCTAGGTGCGGCGCCTAGCGAAGCGCATCGAATTCTCGACACTCTCGCCGACTGGGGTATGAACCGCTATTCCGTGGACTGGTCGGCAGGCATGGCGCGCACAACATTCAAACAATTGACCGGATGGGGTTTCGAAGTCAACTTTTATGGGGTGTTCGACTTGGAGAGCTTTCTTGAGGCGGCGGTGCTGTCGCCGTCGTCGGTAACCGTCGACTTCAACTTTCCGACGTGGGGTTACTACGGTCGTGGTTCTGGCCAAGGTGGCAAGTGGTTCACGTACCCGGACGCATCTGACTGACCGGGGTTACTTCCCCGCGTCGTCTCGTTGTACTGTTTGCGTCCCCCGGTTTTCTCGTGAGTCTTGCGAGGCCCCGCATGAGGGGGTAGGTGAACAGAGCGGGGGCAATCAACCAGACTGGGCGGGTGAGCCACCATTCGGTTGTCGGTTCGTTTGGTGGCACGTAGTTGAACAGCAAGAACCCGGCTGCCAAGGCGAGTGCCATTCCCGTGGTGTGGAGGAGGTACAGCGGTAGGGAATTTTCGTTGACCCAACTGAACAGCCTCTTCCAGCTAGCGCTTGTGTCGAGTTTGTTCATCACCCACGGCCTTACGATGAGCACCAGGCCGACCTGAAGAAGCGTGAGCGCGACAATTGCAAGCGTCGGTGGGCCCATGTTTGAGAACCGCTCTCCGGGGACACCCACAACCGATCGCGGATAAAAGCCCATGTTCGTCAGTGCGATTAGTGAGAACAGCCCTCCCCAGAAGAACATCCACCCCGTCCGGGCTGGCGCTGCAATGAGTCTGTCGTAGAAGAACCCGAGCTGGTGGGCTAGTCCCCAGATCACCAAAAAGTTCAGCCACGCCGCCCACCCCTGCAGGTGGCTAAACCGCAGGACATCGAGAATTGCCGCAATTCCGACCAGCCAGACAATCACCAGCTCTCCCCAACGCCAATGGGCCCTGATCGCAAGCGGCGCAATGAGTACGAGGACGAGGTAGACCACGATGAACCACAGCGGGGAGAGCGCAAGTATGACGGCGTCCCACGTCCAGCCGGCGCCGATCGTGGCCTGGAGGATGAAACCGATGCCGATCCACACCGCTACGAGCGTTAGTGCCGGTACAAGCAGTCGCTTGGTTCGCCGACGAAGGAAGCGTCGCGAAGTGCCTTTTACGTAGTCGTCGAACGCTAAGCGGTGCGCAAAACCACCCACAAAGAAGAACACCGGCATCACCTGGAACAGCCACGTGATCGCCCACATGCCCTTGGTGAATCCGATCGGGTTGCTGGGAGAGACGGTGTCGGCGCTGACGGTGAGGATCGTGAACACCCAGTGCCACAGGACAACTATCACCAGCGAGAACGCTCGCAAGAAGTCAACATACTTGTCCCGTGCAGGCTTCGTCTTGACTGTTCGTTGGTCGCTCATCGCGTGAGATGGTAGCGGCATCGTCGCCCAGATCGGCTCATCTCCGCGGTGGAATCGTCCTCAGCCGGTAGCTCCTCTCCAGTTTCTAATCCTACGATCCGCTGGCACGAGGGGACGTCACACGTTGCCGCCGCCGGTCTGCACGTTCCAGAGGCGCTGGTACACACCGCCTTCGATTGCGATGAGGTCGTCGTGCCTTCCGGTTTCTTTGATAGCCCCGTTTTCGAGGACGAAAATATGGTCGGCGTTGCGAACGGTGGAGAGCCGGTGGGCAATGATGACCGTGGTGCGGTCCACCGTGATCTTTTCAAGCGAGCGCTGGATGGCCGCCTCGGTTTCGTTGTCAACGCTCGACGTTGCTTCATCCAAGACAAGTATCGGAGGGTTTTTCAATATCGCGCGGGCAATGCTGACACGTTGGCGTTGACCACCCGACAGCTTGATACCTCGCTCACCAACCAGGGTGTCGTACCCATCGGGGAGTGACATGATGAAGTCGTGGGCTTCAGCGATCGTCGACGCTTCGATGATTTCGGCATCGGTTGCGTCGAAGGAGCCGTATCCGACATTGTCGCGAACAGTGCCGTCGAAAAGGTACACGTCCTGGGACACGAGTCCTATTGATCTGCGGAGATCTTCAAGCGGCATGTCGCGTACGTCGATCCCGTCGATCGTCACCGCACCCTCGGTGGCGTCGTAGAAACGCAGCAGGAGCTTGACCACGGTCGACTTCCCGGCGCCGGTCGATCCCACGATTGCTATGGTTTCGCCGGGTGCTACCTTGAACGAGAGGTCTTTTAGCACTGGTATGCCGTTTGCGTAATGAAAGCCGACCATGTCGAACTCGAGGGCGCCCCGTGCGCGGGTCATGCGCTGCTTGGTGCCGTCGGTGATCTGTGACGGCCGGTCGAGCACGTCCATGACTCGCGTCGTCGACGCCATTGCACGCTGGTACAGGTCGAAGGTTTCGCCAAGCTTTGTCAATGGCCACAGCAGACGCTGGGTCATGAAGATCAACATCGAGTAGAGACCTTCGCTGAGACGTCCATCAAGCGTGAGCCTTCCGCCATAGACGAGGATGGCGACGAACCCGAGGACGATCACCATACGAATAAGTGGTGCAAACGCCGAGCTGAGCTTGATAGCGGACTTGTTGCGTATCCGATACTCGTTGGAGGACGCCCGGATTCGAGCGACCTCGTGACTTTCAGCCGTGTATGACTTGATCGTTGCAACACCGCCGAGGTTGTTGGCAAGGTCGGTGTTCAGCACGCCAACCTGTTCGCGCACGAGGGCGTAACGCGGCTCTAGCTTCTTTTGGAACCGCATCGAGCCGTACACGATGAACGGCATCGGCACCACGGCCATCCATCCGACCGACGGGGCAGTGAAGAGGAAGAGGGAACCAATGAGAACAACCGTTGTGGCGATCTCGATCAGGCTGTCGGCCCCCACGTCGAGAAACCGTTCGAGCTGGTTGACGTCATCGTTGAGTATTGACATCAAACTGCCGGTCGACGCGTCCTCGAAATAGCCAAGTTCGAGCCCCTGCACATGGGCGTAAGCCTCCACCCGTAGATCGTGCTGCACCTGTTGGGCGAGGTTGCGCCATGTGACATCGCTGAGATAGTCGAACATCGATTCGGCCATCCAAATAGCCACCGTGACGGCGGCAAGCGCGTAGAGTTGGTTGGTAACGTTCTCGACGCCGAGCGTTGCAATGAAGGAATCTTCTCGACGCACCACGATGTCAACCGCTGTGCCGATCAGCGCTGGTGGCGCAAGGTCGAAGATCTTGTTCAGGATCGAGTAGGTAACAGCCTTGACGACGTGACCGCGATGATTGCGCGTGTGTGCCAGCAACCGTCTGAGTGGTCCGTGTTGTTTCGCCATGGTCTTCCTATGTGCAGTTTCAATGCACGGGAGTCTATCGGCCAACCACATGACGATTGGCCGCCGCGGGTATCGTGGGTGAATGAGCGGAACACCAATCGACAACGACAAACTGAGCGAGTACGCCAAGCATGTCTTTGGGATGCTGAGCGGTGCGACGACCGCAGCGATGATCTACCTGGGAGACCGTCTGGGTCTGTTTGGTGCTATCGCCGCTGATGGCCCGGTGTCTTCAACTTCCCTTGCCGAAGCGACCGGCTTTGATGAGCGCTGGATCCGCGAGTGGCTCTATCAGCAGGGCGCGGCCGGCGTCCTCGAAGTGACCGACGATGAATCGTTTTCGATATCTCCCGAGGCGGTTGCGGTCCTCGTCGATGAGGAGCACCCCGCGTTTGGGATGGGGAGTTTCGCCGGTCTGCCGCACATGATCGCAAGTGTCGAGAAGTTGTCCGAAACGTTTGTTACCGGCTTGGGTTACCTGTACGACGACCTCGGGCCTGAAATGGCGGTAGCTCTCGAACGTGCCAATCTCCCGTGGTTCAAGAGCTTTCTTGTGCCTTCCATCATCCCGAAACTGGGTCTTGTTGACGCACTCACCCACGGTGTCAAAGTCGCCGACATCGGCTGCGGATCTGGGTCGATCTTGCTTCTTCTCGCAGCAGCATTTCCAAATTCGGAGTTCCATGGATACGACATCTCGATACATGCGCTGGCGCGCGCCGAGGAGAATGTCGCGGCTGCCGGTGTGTCCAACACGATGTTCCACAACGCTGTGGCGGATCCGTTGCCGCCGTCGGGCGACTTTGCGCTCGTGCTGACGACGGACGTTCTGCACGACATGACAAACCCGCGCGGCACCGCGTTTTCCATCCGGGCGGCTCTCGCCGATGACGGCGTGTGGCTCATTTCGGATATCAAAGCGAAGGACACGTTTGCGGAGAACGTCGAGAAGAACCCGATGGCGGCGTTGATGTATGGGTTCTCGATGCTTTCTTGCCTTGGATCGGCAACCAGCGAGCCGAACGGTGAGGCTCTCGGCACGCTTGGGTTCACGAAATCGGTGGCCGCCGAGATTGCACGCAATGCGGGCTTTGGCGGCTTCGAGGAAGTCGATTTTCGCCACCCGGTGAACGCGTTCTACGTCGTCACGCCATAATGGGGGCAATTCAGTCTGGCGTGACGGTAACTGTGAGAGCGGCCTGGGCCGTGCGCAGCGTTTTCTCGACGGTGTCGGCGTCAGGACCGCGCGCGAAAAGGAACCCGAGGTAACGATCCCCTTCGGGCAGGGGCACGACGGTTTTCCCGTTTGCGATGGTCTGGGAAAACTCGGTTATTCCTTTGACTGCCAACGCGTCGTCGGTACCCTCGATCGACTCGAGCGTGCCGGCGATGGGTATGGGGATCATCAGGACACCGGTCGCCGGAACGGAGGAATCGAGACCGGCACCTGGCATGCCCAGGGCGGCACGAATGATCACTGATTCGAGCGATTCGCCAAGAAGACCAAACGACAATGCTCGTCCACAGAGACCGCCGATCGAACGGGCAGCGATCTCGATGAGCACGACACCGCCTGGGCCGCACCGCAGTTCGGCGTGGATGGGACCCGAAACGAGGCCCAACGCTCGCGTTGCCGCCGCGGTCACAGACTTGATCTCCGCTTGGAGATTCGTCCCGTGGCGAGAGGGTGTGACAAACATCGTCTCCTCAAAGTACGGTCCATCGAGCGGGTCGGGCTTGTCGAGGATGGCGAGCACTGTGAGATGACCGTTCGTGAGCATGCCTTCGACCGCGACCTCAGGGCCGAGTACAAACCGTTCCACGAGC from Acidobacteriota bacterium includes:
- a CDS encoding acyltransferase; its protein translation is MSDQRTVKTKPARDKYVDFLRAFSLVIVVLWHWVFTILTVSADTVSPSNPIGFTKGMWAITWLFQVMPVFFFVGGFAHRLAFDDYVKGTSRRFLRRRTKRLLVPALTLVAVWIGIGFILQATIGAGWTWDAVILALSPLWFIVVYLVLVLIAPLAIRAHWRWGELVIVWLVGIAAILDVLRFSHLQGWAAWLNFLVIWGLAHQLGFFYDRLIAAPARTGWMFFWGGLFSLIALTNMGFYPRSVVGVPGERFSNMGPPTLAIVALTLLQVGLVLIVRPWVMNKLDTSASWKRLFSWVNENSLPLYLLHTTGMALALAAGFLLFNYVPPNEPTTEWWLTRPVWLIAPALFTYPLMRGLARLTRKPGDANSTTRRRGEVTPVSQMRPGT
- a CDS encoding ABC transporter ATP-binding protein yields the protein MWLADRLPCIETAHRKTMAKQHGPLRRLLAHTRNHRGHVVKAVTYSILNKIFDLAPPALIGTAVDIVVRREDSFIATLGVENVTNQLYALAAVTVAIWMAESMFDYLSDVTWRNLAQQVQHDLRVEAYAHVQGLELGYFEDASTGSLMSILNDDVNQLERFLDVGADSLIEIATTVVLIGSLFLFTAPSVGWMAVVPMPFIVYGSMRFQKKLEPRYALVREQVGVLNTDLANNLGGVATIKSYTAESHEVARIRASSNEYRIRNKSAIKLSSAFAPLIRMVIVLGFVAILVYGGRLTLDGRLSEGLYSMLIFMTQRLLWPLTKLGETFDLYQRAMASTTRVMDVLDRPSQITDGTKQRMTRARGALEFDMVGFHYANGIPVLKDLSFKVAPGETIAIVGSTGAGKSTVVKLLLRFYDATEGAVTIDGIDVRDMPLEDLRRSIGLVSQDVYLFDGTVRDNVGYGSFDATDAEIIEASTIAEAHDFIMSLPDGYDTLVGERGIKLSGGQRQRVSIARAILKNPPILVLDEATSSVDNETEAAIQRSLEKITVDRTTVIIAHRLSTVRNADHIFVLENGAIKETGRHDDLIAIEGGVYQRLWNVQTGGGNV
- a CDS encoding class I SAM-dependent methyltransferase; this encodes MSGTPIDNDKLSEYAKHVFGMLSGATTAAMIYLGDRLGLFGAIAADGPVSSTSLAEATGFDERWIREWLYQQGAAGVLEVTDDESFSISPEAVAVLVDEEHPAFGMGSFAGLPHMIASVEKLSETFVTGLGYLYDDLGPEMAVALERANLPWFKSFLVPSIIPKLGLVDALTHGVKVADIGCGSGSILLLLAAAFPNSEFHGYDISIHALARAEENVAAAGVSNTMFHNAVADPLPPSGDFALVLTTDVLHDMTNPRGTAFSIRAALADDGVWLISDIKAKDTFAENVEKNPMAALMYGFSMLSCLGSATSEPNGEALGTLGFTKSVAAEIARNAGFGGFEEVDFRHPVNAFYVVTP
- a CDS encoding ATP-grasp domain-containing protein — translated: MTARISPNDHESAGIDPEAPPRGSKKLVAVLVVPAESYRTTDFIAAARNLRVDLVVASDSDLPMSGLGVSRSLTIDCTRPEWSAARIARLRPRPDAVIAADDDGVITAAMAAIELGIPTSPIGAVTSTRDKIRMRGLLSNAKVPQPDYKIAHPGEVPAIAGALGYPCVVKPRDLSASRGVIRIDNDVDAERSERRVRAIVAGAGGAHDATLLVERFVLGPEVAVEGMLTNGHLTVLAILDKPDPLDGPYFEETMFVTPSRHGTNLQAEIKSVTAAATRALGLVSGPIHAELRCGPGGVVLIEIAARSIGGLCGRALSFGLLGESLESVIIRAALGMPGAGLDSSVPATGVLMIPIPIAGTLESIEGTDDALAVKGITEFSQTIANGKTVVPLPEGDRYLGFLFARGPDADTVEKTLRTAQAALTVTVTPD